One Chryseobacterium indoltheticum DNA segment encodes these proteins:
- the aat gene encoding leucyl/phenylalanyl-tRNA--protein transferase, protein MVRLDKNEISFPDPAQYDGHEGIIAFGGDLSVERIWFAYQNGIFPWFNPGEEILWWCPDPRFVLFPHELKVSKSMRKILDKKVFTITENQNFREVIKNCREINRKGQEGTWLSDELIETFITLHGYGLARSVEVWQNNELVGGLYGIQVGKVFCGESMFAMVSNASKAGFIHFIETHKSDFTIIDCQSHTDHLESLGARMIPKKDFLKILHKNNERR, encoded by the coding sequence ATGGTTCGATTAGACAAAAACGAAATATCATTTCCCGATCCTGCACAATATGACGGTCACGAAGGTATCATTGCTTTTGGCGGCGATCTGTCTGTGGAAAGAATCTGGTTTGCTTATCAGAATGGTATTTTTCCGTGGTTTAATCCTGGAGAAGAAATTCTTTGGTGGTGCCCGGATCCCAGATTTGTACTTTTTCCTCATGAATTGAAGGTTTCGAAGTCGATGAGAAAAATTTTAGATAAAAAAGTTTTTACCATTACCGAAAATCAAAACTTCAGAGAAGTGATAAAAAACTGTCGGGAAATCAATCGCAAAGGTCAGGAAGGAACCTGGCTTTCTGATGAACTGATAGAAACTTTTATTACACTTCATGGTTATGGATTGGCCCGAAGCGTAGAAGTCTGGCAAAATAATGAGCTCGTTGGCGGGCTCTACGGAATACAAGTCGGAAAAGTTTTTTGTGGCGAAAGTATGTTTGCAATGGTGAGCAATGCTTCTAAAGCAGGATTTATTCATTTTATAGAAACTCACAAAAGCGACTTCACAATCATTGACTGCCAATCTCACACCGATCACTTGGAAAGTTTGGGGGCGAGAATGATTCCTAAAAAAGATTTTTTGAAAATTTTACACAAAAACAATGAACGCAGATAA
- a CDS encoding type II toxin-antitoxin system RelE/ParE family toxin — MTKITWSVRAKKEIDKVYQYWTNHNESNIYSEKILDETLRMINLIRNQNKIGLKSSTKELRRVLILENFSLSYRTSTKEIRILSFFDNRQDPKKNKFN; from the coding sequence ATGACAAAAATAACCTGGTCAGTTCGTGCAAAAAAAGAAATTGACAAGGTTTATCAATATTGGACAAATCACAATGAATCAAATATTTATTCAGAAAAAATTCTTGATGAAACTTTGCGGATGATTAACCTGATTAGGAATCAAAATAAAATAGGACTCAAAAGTAGTACGAAAGAATTACGAAGAGTGTTGATTTTGGAAAATTTCTCGTTAAGTTATCGAACTTCAACAAAGGAAATTAGAATATTATCTTTTTTTGATAACAGGCAAGATCCGAAGAAAAATAAATTTAATTAA
- a CDS encoding helix-turn-helix domain-containing protein — protein MKILRMLTFLFAVICFGQNTVNKDIYKSTIDIYPQSFKTSDQLINEGEKTLRLSKTDDETSKSYLYISVGHYLKGNFSKSIFYAKKADLLFLKNHKEKEHFITNYYLSLAYHKCGVMHEATQYLNEAEKTAIRHNDPFLNAMTQKLKAILLENEKKYTEAIPYRTFCNSYFQTGLDKNFPQNVMSEFAFSKCYLAFDYLMIGDIEKAKNEISIFESKIASSQFFNELNWRAEIYYVCKAIIAAKENDEKSAVLHFDKAIDITRKSKMNERLTVLLEQRLKLNIDASEEREMLFAEFLKRKDHFRKESTKVINQEISRQDLNLIHQREYKYIFILVAVFLSLGVLIFKRRKRKKQKAYFEEIIEELENNKETSNSVIDEEEKNEETLSQCADSKPHIISEATKTDLLKKLEKFEKGKAFTAKNFTLSNFVSILDTNTKYINSILKEHHGKTFNEYINDLRIKYILEYLHENPESLKYKLSHLSDLGGFSSHSYFTKVFTQKNKISPSKFIASLKEKNKKEKKDYNE, from the coding sequence ATGAAGATACTGAGAATGCTTACCTTTTTATTTGCGGTAATTTGTTTTGGACAAAATACTGTAAATAAAGATATATATAAATCAACAATTGATATCTATCCACAATCTTTTAAAACTTCTGATCAGCTCATTAATGAGGGTGAGAAAACACTCCGTTTATCTAAAACCGATGATGAAACTTCCAAAAGCTATTTGTACATTTCTGTTGGGCATTATCTAAAAGGAAATTTTAGCAAAAGTATTTTTTACGCAAAAAAAGCCGATCTCTTATTCTTAAAAAATCATAAAGAAAAAGAGCATTTCATTACGAATTACTACCTATCACTTGCTTATCATAAGTGCGGAGTTATGCATGAAGCAACTCAATATCTGAATGAGGCAGAAAAAACGGCTATACGACATAATGACCCCTTTCTGAATGCCATGACTCAAAAACTAAAGGCTATTTTGTTAGAGAACGAAAAAAAATATACTGAGGCAATTCCGTATCGCACATTTTGCAACAGCTATTTCCAAACAGGCTTAGATAAAAATTTTCCACAAAATGTAATGTCGGAGTTTGCTTTTTCGAAGTGTTACTTAGCTTTTGATTACCTGATGATTGGTGATATTGAAAAAGCGAAAAACGAAATTTCTATTTTTGAATCTAAAATAGCTAGTTCTCAATTTTTCAACGAATTAAATTGGAGAGCAGAGATCTACTATGTTTGCAAAGCTATTATTGCAGCCAAAGAAAACGATGAAAAAAGTGCAGTGCTCCATTTTGATAAAGCAATTGATATCACCAGAAAAAGTAAAATGAATGAGAGATTAACCGTTTTACTAGAACAGCGTTTGAAGCTCAATATCGATGCCTCGGAAGAAAGAGAGATGCTTTTTGCTGAATTTTTAAAACGTAAAGATCATTTTAGAAAAGAAAGTACTAAAGTAATTAATCAGGAGATTAGCAGGCAGGATCTTAATCTGATACATCAAAGAGAATATAAATATATCTTTATTCTGGTTGCTGTCTTTTTGTCTTTAGGAGTTTTAATATTTAAAAGAAGAAAAAGAAAAAAACAAAAAGCATACTTTGAAGAGATTATAGAAGAGCTTGAAAATAATAAAGAAACGTCCAATTCTGTTATAGATGAAGAAGAAAAAAATGAAGAAACCCTTTCGCAATGTGCAGATTCAAAACCTCATATAATATCAGAAGCAACAAAGACGGATTTATTAAAAAAGCTGGAGAAGTTTGAAAAAGGAAAAGCTTTTACTGCTAAAAACTTTACATTAAGTAATTTCGTTAGTATTTTAGATACCAATACGAAATACATCAACAGTATACTAAAAGAACATCATGGTAAAACGTTTAATGAATATATTAATGACTTACGGATCAAATATATTCTGGAATACCTTCACGAAAACCCGGAAAGCCTAAAATACAAGCTTAGTCATCTTTCAGATTTAGGAGGATTTTCTTCGCACAGCTATTTTACGAAAGTATTTACTCAAAAAAATAAAATTTCCCCTTCAAAATTTATAGCCTCTTTAAAAGAGAAAAATAAAAAAGAAAAAAAAGATTACAACGAATAA
- a CDS encoding DUF3127 domain-containing protein produces MELQGTVKKITEVQTFASGFQKREMVILTQEQYPQPINIEFLQDKINLLDTLKEGENVKVGINIRGREWVSPQGETKYFNSITGWRVEKVLDNASEPTQAAPSQSASPVSNENPFAGDDDDDLPF; encoded by the coding sequence ATGGAATTACAAGGAACGGTAAAGAAAATCACTGAAGTTCAAACATTTGCAAGTGGTTTTCAAAAAAGAGAAATGGTTATTCTTACACAAGAGCAGTATCCGCAGCCCATCAACATCGAATTTTTACAGGATAAAATAAATTTGTTGGACACACTGAAAGAAGGAGAAAATGTAAAAGTAGGAATCAACATCAGAGGTAGAGAATGGGTTTCGCCACAAGGAGAAACAAAATATTTCAACTCTATTACAGGATGGAGAGTAGAAAAAGTTTTGGATAATGCTTCAGAACCTACACAAGCTGCACCATCTCAATCTGCTTCTCCGGTTTCAAATGAAAATCCTTTTGCCGGGGACGATGACGATGATTTACCTTTTTAA
- a CDS encoding DMT family transporter, with protein MNADKEKWLLLIILSVIWGSSFILIKKSLDHFSPYQVGALRVLIAGIILMPVAISKYRLFPKKHLKWLILAAFTGNFIPMFLFPIAETQISSSIAGIINSMMPIFVIIVGALIWKFETTKRQMTGVFISFTGVCLLAFGGDDSTQFKIFPIFLLLLATLCYAMSTTTVKSKLMDVSSTVLSAFVFSFVLFLPSLIALLSTGFVSQFTFTKENMIGLGFVSLLSVFGTGLAMMMNYRLLKVSTPLFASTVTLLMPIVAIIWGVLDGEKLTAVQFAGTIVIIAGLIFLRAKTIVQK; from the coding sequence ATGAACGCAGATAAAGAAAAATGGCTTCTTCTGATTATACTAAGTGTCATTTGGGGCTCTTCATTTATTTTAATTAAAAAATCCTTAGACCATTTCAGCCCTTATCAGGTCGGAGCTTTAAGAGTTTTGATTGCCGGAATTATCTTAATGCCTGTTGCTATTTCAAAATACAGACTTTTCCCGAAAAAACATTTGAAATGGCTTATTTTAGCCGCTTTTACAGGCAATTTCATCCCAATGTTCTTATTTCCTATTGCCGAAACCCAGATAAGCAGCAGCATTGCAGGAATCATCAATTCTATGATGCCTATTTTCGTGATTATTGTTGGAGCTTTAATCTGGAAATTTGAAACCACAAAAAGACAGATGACCGGAGTTTTCATAAGCTTTACCGGAGTTTGCCTGCTTGCATTTGGTGGTGATGACAGCACTCAGTTTAAAATATTTCCCATTTTTTTACTTCTGCTGGCAACATTGTGTTACGCAATGAGTACAACGACTGTAAAATCAAAATTAATGGATGTATCATCTACCGTTTTATCGGCATTTGTATTTTCTTTCGTTTTGTTTTTGCCTTCATTGATCGCTTTGCTTTCTACAGGTTTTGTTTCTCAGTTTACATTCACCAAAGAAAATATGATCGGATTAGGTTTTGTAAGCTTGCTTTCTGTTTTCGGAACCGGATTGGCAATGATGATGAATTATCGTTTGTTGAAAGTTTCTACTCCGCTCTTTGCATCAACCGTTACTTTACTGATGCCGATCGTTGCTATTATTTGGGGTGTTTTGGATGGTGAAAAACTAACTGCTGTGCAATTTGCAGGAACAATTGTCATTATTGCTGGATTGATCTTTTTAAGGGCTAAAACTATTGTTCAAAAATAA
- a CDS encoding tetratricopeptide repeat protein codes for MEEYFGNELVKKFEEMMENNDEFYFDTEELEDIIVYYLELGDFNYADIAVNFGLKLHPNSLEIKIKKLEVLLEWEDYNLAKELIEELKGSSMENTDFLVCYAKYYSNLGNPKRSIEICKKALELNEEENFLNNFIADEYVNLGDPFNALKHYQQALKEDPMDEYSLENAMICFNDLNKSEEAIAFLNDYLDDFPYSEIAWSEYGQYYFNRKNYEEAIKGFDYMLAINSSAVGVYASKAACYEALNQYQKAIEVYEEMLELEYTKAFTFYKIGLCHKALKQPIIALNSFQKSLREDPQFYLAMMEQSYLYEEMGGMAEALHFAKEATLLNDSNLDYQKRLAFLFIDSGKFEESLTCLKKLVDAEPSRFYNWYAYSEVLMLVGEYEEAVTVLNLALKHHYRAELFYQLSNCYFNLKDHENGGESLEKALELDPSLITDMQKKYPYIKDEVKKAKAKVKKKNL; via the coding sequence TTGGAAGAATATTTTGGAAATGAACTAGTAAAAAAGTTCGAAGAAATGATGGAAAACAATGATGAATTCTACTTCGATACAGAAGAATTAGAAGACATTATTGTTTATTACTTGGAGCTTGGAGATTTTAATTATGCCGATATTGCAGTTAATTTTGGTCTGAAACTCCATCCCAACTCATTAGAAATCAAAATTAAAAAATTGGAGGTTCTTTTAGAGTGGGAAGATTATAATCTGGCGAAAGAATTAATCGAAGAGTTAAAAGGTTCTTCTATGGAGAATACAGACTTTTTGGTTTGCTACGCTAAGTATTATTCGAATTTAGGTAATCCTAAAAGATCCATCGAAATCTGCAAAAAAGCCCTGGAATTGAATGAAGAAGAAAACTTCCTCAATAACTTTATTGCAGACGAATATGTCAATTTGGGAGATCCTTTTAACGCACTTAAACATTATCAGCAAGCACTCAAAGAAGATCCTATGGATGAATATTCTTTAGAAAATGCGATGATCTGCTTTAATGATTTGAATAAGAGTGAGGAAGCGATTGCTTTTTTGAACGATTATCTTGACGATTTTCCGTATTCAGAAATTGCATGGAGCGAGTATGGACAGTATTATTTCAATAGAAAAAATTACGAAGAAGCCATCAAAGGTTTCGATTATATGCTGGCAATCAATTCCAGCGCAGTTGGGGTTTATGCGAGCAAAGCAGCTTGTTATGAAGCTTTAAATCAATATCAGAAGGCAATTGAAGTATATGAAGAAATGTTGGAGTTGGAATACACCAAAGCATTTACTTTTTATAAAATAGGATTGTGTCATAAAGCTTTAAAACAGCCGATTATTGCTTTAAATTCTTTCCAGAAATCATTAAGAGAAGATCCTCAGTTTTATCTTGCGATGATGGAGCAGTCTTATCTTTACGAAGAAATGGGCGGAATGGCGGAAGCTTTGCATTTTGCAAAAGAAGCAACATTATTAAATGACAGCAACCTTGATTATCAAAAAAGACTGGCATTTTTATTTATCGATTCCGGTAAGTTTGAAGAAAGCCTTACTTGTCTTAAAAAGCTTGTAGATGCAGAGCCATCAAGGTTTTACAATTGGTATGCATATTCTGAAGTTTTGATGTTGGTTGGTGAATATGAAGAAGCTGTTACCGTTTTAAATTTAGCTTTAAAACATCATTACAGAGCAGAATTGTTTTATCAGCTGAGCAACTGTTATTTTAATTTGAAAGACCATGAAAATGGAGGTGAATCTCTTGAAAAGGCTTTAGAACTCGATCCTTCATTGATTACAGATATGCAGAAAAAATATCCGTACATCAAAGATGAGGTGAAAAAGGCTAAGGCAAAGGTTAAAAAGAAGAATTTATAA